The Solanum dulcamara chromosome 6, daSolDulc1.2, whole genome shotgun sequence genome contains the following window.
GTCCTCGAATGCTCAAGTCAGTAATAGCTGCTAGTCACCCTGAATTTTCAACAATGAGACAACAGGTACACTGACATTCTTGGAATCTTCTACTACCAGAAGATTGCTTTAATATAAGATTATATGATTAAAGCATGATAATGCTTCTCTACTAAAAGAAGTCCAGCAATCTCTCGGTACTTCGACCTTGAAAATCCATTTGAGCTCTTTTTCCATCCAGCTGATGCAATGTTTGGCTAAGTTGATACTTACATCAGCCCttggatttttcttttcaatttagtCTGCCACCAATGTGGTCAGAACTGTTGTGCATGCCCATATTAGTTTCATGGTCTCTTCGCCTTATTGCCCTGAAACCCCAGTAggttatattttctttcttgcAATCGTGTTCATTTTAGTTTGTTGTCATTGCCATGGCTATTGCTATTCTATTGGTTTATTGATATCAACTTATGTCTAGGATGCGTTAGAGTTCTTCCTGCATTTTATTGATCAAGTTGAACGGATAAACTCTGGGACACCTGATTTTGATCCATCGAGGAGCTTCAAGTTTGTTATTGAAGAACGCCTCCAATGTTCCTCAGGCAAAGTTACTTACAACAGAAGAAATGATTATATTCTCTCTCTTAATATTCCTTTGGAGAAGGCTGTAAATAAAAGTGAGTTTTCTTTTTTATCTAATGTTTTTTATGATTAAGATATCTAATGCTTTCTTCCTGCCCTTCTCTTATATTTTGTTCATTACAAAATTTCAGCAGAGCTTGATATAAATGAGTAATTTAGTTTCCAATACTGCCTCTGTTGTAAATTCTGATATCTCGTTTTGTATGAAATTCCAGAAGAGTTAGcagaatttcaaaatttgaaggcTGAGAGAGCTGCAGGAGGAAAAGAACTGTGAGTTTTGAGTGACTAATATATGCTTGCCTTTCATGTATTTCGGCTAAATGTATGGGTTTTTGCAGGTCCGCTGAGGAAATTGTTCGCCCTAGAGTGGCATTGAAGGATTGCCTAGATTGTTTTTCAGCTCCTGAGGAGGTGCATGATTTCTACAGCACAGCTTTAACGGCTAGGACAACAGCAATCAAGTAATCTCGTTATTCTCCCTCATGAAGTtatttctccaattttcctctTGTTCTTCTTGTGGCATCTCAAACTTTGTCTGTCACCTTTATATATTTGCTTGACCGTCGTACCTGACGAGGCTGCTACTtctatcttatttaattttgttgTAAATAGAACTGCAGGTTTGACTTCTTTTCCAGATTATCTGGTTTTGCACATGCGGAAGTTTGTTATGGAGGAAGGTTGGGTGCCAAAGAAGCTTGGTATGTTACCTTTTTTTTAATCGATATAATTCTAATGAGTGTACTTTATCTTGTTAAATTGCTAATCTGTTTCTGTGACGGTCCTTCTAGATGTCTACATAGATGTTCCGGAAACCATTGACATAAGTAGCATGCGAAGTAATGGTATTCAACCAGGAGAAGAGCTGTTGCCTGACAGTGGTATGAATCTCCTTGTCTTTTACTAAATTCATAGTGATCTTGTAGAAAATCTCTTCCATTTCAGCCCAATACTGCTCTATtgcaaagaaaaatataagcATGTCTATCTGGTTGTGTTGCAGAACTTGTTTTCTGCCTTGCGTCCCTTTTGTAGCTACttaattttttcaagaattttccttacTCCGTAGTATCAGGATTGTCACTCTTATACTTGAATGATAAGGACATGACGTCTTGGTTTTCTGAGAGAAGAAAAAGTGTGGCAGAAACCATTTGGAAATAAAAGTTATTGTGTGCTATCCTtctcataaaaaatatttgttgtCCTTTGGGCGTGGAAGACGTTCCATATGAGCGGGAGACTCGTATGAGTTTCATGCTCCTTGGGTTTTTTGAAGTTTGTGACTCTTCTCTTTTGTCTGTATTCAAGGCTAATGTTTCTATTTGCACATTGCTAAGTGTTTTATTTCTGAATCATAAGATTTGCGCTTAGCTTGCATGATTTTCTCTCAACCAAAATGTGAATTGCTTAATCAGGTTGTCTGTTTAGATAACATTGAACATTGCTTAGCCTTATTTAGTTCGTGCGATGATACATGTAAAAATGATTTGGCATcttattcaatttttctttcgaCTTTCTGGTCAATTGTTTTTGTTATTCAGTCAACTTTAAGACGTTCAACTATATGTTCTAGTGTTTTGAAAGTGATATTTGTTATGTTCTAGTTTTTCTATATGAATGGGATGTGTATGCATACAGCCAAATTTAACGAACAAGATATACCTCAGAAATTCATAGTTCATGAAATAGAGTTCCAGTTGCTATTTAATCTAATTCCTGCTCTAAGTAATAGTTTCTTTTAGTTAGCGAGTAATTAGTGTTACTTCTCACTCTCCAGCTAATGGTTGTCCTAACTGCTTTTTAGTGGGTGTGTGATCATCACATAAATCAACATCAGAAGTTTTAGCTATAGGTTCTACTTGTATGCCAAGTTCTTTTTGGGTCAACATTTTTCGAATTACTAAATTGCTGCTATTTTTAATTACTTGTCCATGAACAGCTGCAGGGGATGGTGAACAGTCAATAAAGCTTCTGGCTGACGATGATATTGTTGCGCAACTTGTTTCAATGGGATTTAATCTACTTCACTGTCAGAAGGCTGCAATCAATACTTCCAACAGTGGAGTAGAGGCAGCTATGGATTGGTTACTTAATCATATGAATGATCCAGGTAGTTTTTAATGTTTCCTTTCAAGCAGGGTTTACCCTGTTTCTTGCTATTACTAGATACAGGGTATACCCtactttgtgggatttcactgggtatgttgttgttgttgtactagATACAGGGTATAGTGATGCATATTTTCTTCCCAGATATTGATGCTCCTATATCCGGAAACGTGCAAAATCCTGACATTGATCAATCTAAAGTTGATACGCTGGTTTCCTTTGGTTTTGAAGAGAAACTTGCTCGTAAGGCCCTGAAGGCATCGGTAAATATCTCACTTTTACTGGCGTTTACTATTCACTGCAAGGTTCCTTTCTATTCACTGCCGATAGTATAATGTTTGTCCTTTCCTTGTTTCTATCTGCTCACAAGGGAGGTGATGTTGAAAAAGCTACTGAATGGATATTCAGCAGCCCTAGTGCCAGTACTGCATCAGACATGGATGTTACCACTAGTAGCGGAGCTGCAGTTGATCCCTTGATGCCAGATGGAGGAGGAAGTAAGTTTCCTATCCTCTGGTTCTACTAGTTGATGTACAGCTTTGTTGCTTTTATGTAGGTCTGATGATATATTCTTAACAAATCTATGAGGCAATGGACATTAGCCTTTTCTTTAAGTGGTGTAGGTGAAGAGCCTCTGTAGTTTATTACTACAGTATGTTTTTCTTTAGGCTCCATATTTCTGATCCTGCTTAATCAACTTGGTTTAGGATTTTATTTGTAGAATGGTATGCTAGTTCTACTACTTAAGTTTTTCCATTGAGCTTATATAGACTCACCTTCTCATGGCTTAATTAAGTGGAATGCTATATTTACTGTCTAATTTTTCCGTCACTCATACTTGGGCTTAGTTTTCTTCTGGTCTCCTTTCAAAATTCTTTACTACCACTTATGTGGTTAGAAGTAGGtttatttttcttctcctttttgtGATTTGTTAGCTCTTCCCCTTCTCTCCTCCAAGGGGCAACAGGTTTCCAACTTTTCGCACCTAGGGGTCTCGCACTTCCAACTAATGGTGGTCTGACTGGAGGGATCATCCATACCATGGTTTCTTACTTTCTGGTGGTTGGGAATGGTCAAGATTGATGCGTCCCATATGCTTTTCTTGATCTAAACTTCCAATTTCTTATTTGGAGACATGAATTTTTGTTTGGCTGAAGGAGGCACAGGTTGCTTCATTAAACCCATTTTCCTGTCAAACCCTGCAAATTAGTTTCAGGCCAAAGTCAATTTATTTATGGGTCCTGTTTCTTTTGTTTTGCAATGTTGATATTTGAACTCTTTTAGAGAAAATTCATCACTATTTGTTTGAATCACTGCATATATCCGGAATGTTTTAGAGCAAGGACTAATGGGGACTTGACCTAACTAACCCAAAGTTTTAGGATGATTCCCTACATCTCTTTTAAAGGGTTATAACACTTCAATTGTATTATTTATCCAATGCAAAATCACCATCCTTGATAGTGAGATTTGAGTTTACTTCTATATTATTTCATGCCCACTTGGGTCTGACCAAGTGTTTCTTCTTGGATATTTAACAGGATACAGGCTCCTTGGATTCGTGAGCCACATCGGCACATCTACACAGTGTGGCCATTATGTCGCTCATATTCACAAAGATGGCCGGTGGGTGATTTTCAATGATGAAAAAGTTGGGGTCTCAAAAAAAACCCCTATGGACATGGGATACCTCTACTTTTTTGAAAGACTTGAGAGTTGAGCAATGGACATCTCGGAGCTTTGATTAAATGTTGGGATATGCATGCAAGACCAAGCAACATCTGGAGTCACCTTGCTATTGTCATTTGCTAAGCAGGTTGAATACATACGACAAATGTCTCTCGTAACATGCCTTGATCTCAgacaaattcaaaattcaaatctcAAGTAGAATTATAAACTTCTTTAGGACCtgaattttgaaagattttTCTTCCATACATGTACTGATCATTCTGTTGTACTGGCTCTAATAGATTTGTTTTTTTCCCTTACCGGTACTTGTTTctgttttgttttttaattttatatggtCGATGTTGATTGTTCAGTAGGCATATTTTGAGGCATGCATTAGGTGTCTGATTGATAATAGATATAGCGTCAATATACGATGAATAAATGTGGCAACTTTTAGGGGCTGTCTGTATTTGGTCTCATATTGTTCATTTTAAATATCAACCACTTTTCCTGTTTCTTACTTCTTTTGGTTAAGTTGTAAGAGACCCATagtatttgaaatattttcaataatCAATTGGTTTATGTTGAGACCTATTGACACTTTGTAACATATACTTAGCACATAAATTATATGTTTAACCACATTTAGATGGGATTGGACTGACATGTATCCACCTTAACCTCTAGCAAACACAAATGCAGAATTGCAATTTGTCATTTTGTGTTGGGTTGTTACTACAATGTGAAACTAGAAGAGGAGAAATGGATTTTCCAGCTCGTAAAACACGTATTGaataaacaaatttaaaaaagcAAGGAGTGGATTTCCAGTAGCAGCAGTACAAATCGTCTAGTACAACTAAACGATAACTGCAAATGGGGTAGAGTCAAGTACAATCTGAGAGCGAGCTAAAAATGTAGTACGAATATATTCATATTCAAATGTAGTACTACAAAAATTTCCAACGTCGTAACGTACTTCAATTGTTCTactattaaatcaaataaataggctGGACTAAGATAAAAGGAAGTGGAGTGTGGCTGCAAAATAGTGTGAAACAGAAGATTTCCCAGAAATATCACAGAGTGCTTAGAAACATGATTGAGTGCAGCGTTGATGACATATCTGAGAATTTCTGCATTTGGGCCTTTTCTCATTTCTCATCTGCGCTGCACTCAATCGTGTTTTTAATTCTCTGAAGGAACAATTTACCAAGGACTTATATGATTGTTTGGAGATCCAACAGGTTTGATGTCCCCTATCTCTACCGCTTTTCAAATTTCTCAGAAACAATATATGTAGTAATGCTCATTAAGTCAATGCGTGCGGAGACTTGGTAACTTCACTCGTCTTGATAATATTTTATCCTTGTTCACTAATTAATTGACTAATTAAACTCATGTTTCAATCAGGGGCAAACGCCTGCAAAAAGATAGTTGGAACTCCTTGTGACGTTTTGAGTTTTGTACCCCTGTCCACAATGAAAGAATGAGTGATCTTTGCTCTCGGTAATTGGTAATTGTGACCTCTCGGGAAAATCAATGACTGCATCAAAAATATAGTGCTAGTAAAACAGTCCCTTGACCTAAAAAAACACACCAACCACCATAATCTAATCTCGAATGGAATAGAAAAACTACACCTAGCGAGCGTATGTGAAGAACACAGGCAAAGCTGGAGCTTgggtattaattatttttcccttttaaggagaaaaaaaagtaCCCCATCATAGTGAACCTCTCCTTATGATCAGGACTAGAGACTCTCCCAAAAGAGGCTCTAACGGGCTTCTTTCATTATCCCTTATCACATAAATAATATGCAAAAATTCAGCAATAAAGCAAGACATATCACCTCGTTCGACTATTGCAGAGCCCAATCATATTCCAAAGAAGAATTTGATCCTGActcaaaaaaaaaggtaagaataATCAAAGCATCAAATCATCCAATGTAAAGACGATTTTCTGAGTTTGTTCAATAAATCTACAGGAGAATGATCAGACCATTATATATAAGTAGTTAAATATACTGATAATGTTGAAATACTTTATCATATGAGTTTAATCACATTAGCTAATTCTAAATACTCGGTAAAAAGAAATTCCCACCTGCATTTGAGAAATGGTCTTGAAGGCCCAGCTACAACGATTTGTATCTTAATTGGACCACAATTGCTTTCGAAGTTTGTTACTAATTTGTTTCTATTAACCACTCATCTTATTTTACACTTTTAAACTCATGATTTCCAACATTTTAACAACTTTCATGAAGTCAATCTCTTTATTACTTTAATAAACAGGTACTTTTTCAAGAAAGTGATGTCATAAGGGGTCAAATTGAATAtagattataaaatattataatatatgaaCATATAATTTTATACTTCGTGAAAAGAGTTAAGTATTTATTATGAGGAATAAAAAttagtaaactttacctaaatcccatagtgaaaaaactcaattacaatttattcctcatttttcttaaattacctgatttttttaatttttcttagatttctgatacattactgGTTCTTCAGATACATCACGTTTTGGGTGTAGTATAATTAATGTTATTgagttatttatggatagtaacgTAATTTAAGTTAGAATTCCTTATTTCAATCAATTAGTTTGCAAAATAAGGGAAATAATCCATATAAAGCGTAACAGTCATGAGGgacatgaaaaactcaaaaaacagagcataacaTCGAACAAAAACTTCAatccaaaattcaaatttcatcAACCGAATTGAGATGAATATCTCGATACAATCACAAAGACTTGACAGGGGAGAGGAGAGTAGAAGATACAGAGAGTTGTTGGAGAAAATGGTGGAAAAGAATGAGAATATGATAAGAAAGATGAATGAACTGtgccaaaaaaatgaaatacaaaCATGGATGCTGAATTCGCTAGCGCAGAGGGTGAATCAATTAGAGAAAACTTTCTAATGTGATAGGTTGAAGactaagaagaagaagaagaagaggcaTCCTGCTTGATTTTTGTTGTAGCAAAACTGTGACAGTGgttctcattttcttttcttcttttttcccttttcaaTTTTTTGGGGGCTCTTTCTTGTGccttttatatttcaccttgTGATAGTGGGCATGTACTGATGAAAAAACAATttagttttcaactgaattgtggttgatacataacatcttgtattgatataagTTGTAGATATATGAGAAGCAGTAaggcttgatacatgagaatctgatatataattttttatcttatatttAAGTTTGATACATTGATAACTGATACATGACCATTCGACAGATTTATgattgatacattgaagattgttgtattagtttgAAAGAACAAATGAATCAGATCAAAATACTACCTAATACATTACATAATTTGCTTCAGGAAACAGAacataatatgatacattagAGTAGCAGATACATATCGAACTTATTTATCAAGTACATGACAAATTCAGATACATAGTGATACATAGAAAATAGACTACTATTTTgacttttttctccttttttggaaGCTTTTGGAATCAGAGATTTTGAACTTGAGACTATTAGAACTGGAGATTTCAAACTTGAACAAGCATCCTTTCGCAATTTCTTCATAATTAAAGGCCTTATTATGGTGTTTGAATCTATTTTCATCAAAACCACCACTATTAGAAGAATCAGAATCATGAGTGTGAAATTAGGGATATGatcaataaaagttatgaaTATAGAGAGAGAATGCAATTGAGAATCAAAAGGAGATGATAGATTCTAACATGTGAGTGATTTTAGGTGGAAAATTAGGGATATATTCagtaaatttcttaatttttttaatcttgaaaATGGAGAGAGAACGAGAAAAGAAGATTTAGAGGAGAGAAAATGTTTTTTGAGTGATGTATCTGAAAGATGaaggaaaaaactaaaaataagagattttgatatttttttaaaaaagttaagacttttaacaaatataataataaaagatgTGTAGTTTGATAATTTTCCCTTAAAAATTATATGCCAACGAACATAAGTGGAAATGACCCGGTGAACAACCGATGACTCATTAGTCCAAAATCCGTGGGCCTACTTAACCAGGTAActgacttcaaaagaaaaaagaaaagatttccGCGTGCACACCCGccgtatttttatttatttatttttaataagagctcaaatttcattaatttagaatttaattaCATGtcttttttattagtttttgaaattatcttttgtatcatatttacattATCAGATACAAGTATTTGTGATATTCAGATATGTATAGGTCAAATTAACTATATTTTGTATCAAAGCATGATTCTTATGTATTTCGAATACACTGATTCTCTCACTCATCTCTCTCTTATCTCACTCCTTATGTAtctatatatcataatgtatttaatatcaaatatatatatatatatatatatatatgacttaaaatttgaataagCAGTGtatttaattagaaatttggtACGAAGTTATTAATTTGTGAGGCAATTACCATACTAATTAATTCCTTTTACTTTATTATGCAGGTAAATAAAAAACTGTGGATGTTTTCCAAAACTATCGGCAAATCCGCCTCTAGTTTCATATTTCTGTTTCCTGATACTTCCTCCACTTTACTTACCTCTTCCTCTGTATATATACTCACACAATTAACATCtaatttcatcctcaaatcaacCAACAAAAACGCAGAGAATTAATTTCCCTCAAAAAAGATGAATGCAGCAGCAGCAAAGGGATCGGCATGGATTGTAGCAGCAAGTATTGGAGCAGTAGAAGCATTGAAAGATCAAGGATTTGCCAGATGGAATTACGGTTTAAGATCGATTCATCACTATGCAAAAACTAGTTTAATTGCTTCTAATAATACCTCGGCTCGGAGATTCTCGACGGCTCCGTCGGCGGCTTCTTCGGCGGTCGTCTCCGGCGACAAGTTGAGGAAAACTGAAGAGACGTTGAATAAAGTTATAGATCTGAGCTGTTGGGGTCCAAGTACTGTTAGATTTTAGTGAATTTACTTAAATTATATGATCCTGGTCTTGTTCGATGTCGTACATCAATCTATTAGTGAATAGAATATAATGTTATGCCATATAACCAAGTTTGAAGGAAGATTCAATTTTAGAAATTTATTCGCAGCAAGTgtttatattattttgtttttgaaaatcGATATTCGTTTATGCGATCATTTGAGTTCGATATACTTGAACGTTTCATTGATCCTGATAGGATAGATGAAGAGTCactatgaaaatctatattacACTATGTGTGCATTAGAGATCGATATACTTGGCATATTGTGAAAATTTTAGTCAGAAACCCATGGAAAAACGATAGGTGTTGAGGGAAAATGTCATGACTCttataaaagaaagagaaaagatcaCTGTTTGCGATCATCTTATTATCGCAAAAGAGAAAAGATCACTGTTTGCTATCATCTTATCATCTATATTACACTATGTGTGCATTAGAAAGTGAGAGACACCGCAGGTTGCAGTGTTCCTAAATCCTATCTTCCATTTTCATTGCCACAAAATGGCAATTTATAACAAGAAAAGGAATGGACAGTGGACAACTTGTCCTACTGGAACATCCACTCATCCATTTTAAGGTACATCCACTTATCCATCCACTCATTCATTTTTAAAACACTCTTcattggatgtccacgtgtaataaaaaaaactttacaagaaataatatataaagTTATCCTGAATACCCATAGATATTGTAcctcattaaaaccttattaAGAAAAACCCAATgaaaaaaagcctagtgaagaaaaaaaagtacacacatctggtaatatgCTTTGAGTGCTGCATCACTAAAAATCTTATCAGGAAAATTCAAACCTTACCAGTAAAACTCAGTGAGACAAAACATTGGCTAAGGAAAAAAGattacagcgcgtattttactccccctgacgaagacatcacttaatatctcgaaggcgacgcattccaattttgtatctcattttctcaaagattgaagtCGGCAATACCTTGAAAAGCATATTTgttaaattgtcacttgaacgaacttgttggacatctatttcacccttcttttgaagatcatgagtaaaaaaATTTGGTGAagtatgttttgttctgtctacTTTGATATATCTTTctttcagttgagctatacatgcagcattgtcttcatacaatattgttggaaagtctcttttcaaagaaagattACATgcttcttgaatgtgttgagttgttgatcttaaccaaacgcattctcgacttgcttaaTGAATGGTTATTATCTCTACATGATTTGAAAAAGTGGCAACTATAGTTTGTTTTATTAAATGACATGATATAGTTGTACtgccacatgtaaataaatagtctGTCTGCGATCGATATTTATGGGGATTAGACAAATATCTCACATCTCTTACAGAGAAaaaaatctcatatcaatgACCCTTTGAAGTATCTGAATATATACTTAATTtcattccagtgtcttcatgttggagaagaactaaatcttgataaCAAGCTTACAGAGAAAACTATATTTGGTCTaaaattgttggcaagatatattaatgcaccaattgcactaagatatggtatt
Protein-coding sequences here:
- the LOC129891969 gene encoding ubiquitin carboxyl-terminal hydrolase 14 isoform X1 — its product is MELLRSNLARVRIPEPTTRIYKHECCISFDTPKSEGGLFVDMSTFLAFGRDYVGWNYEKTGNPVYLHIKQTKKAEAEDRPSKKPTLLAIGLDGGFDNSEPQYEEVYEIVILPDNVTLPFPSVELPEKVRLAVDAILLAEGAERKEQLASWTADKKLVSKYATDLQQLDNGVAVPPVGWKCAKCDKTDNLWLNLTDGTILCGRKNWDGTGGNDHAVNHYKETGYPLAVKLGTVTADLEGADVYSYPEDESVVDPLLAHHLAHFGIDFSSLQKTEMTTAERELDQNFNFDWNRIQETGEDVEPLFGPGYTGLVNLGNSCYLAATMQVMFSTHSFYSRYYLDQRLKEAFTTAPADPTVDLNMQLTKLAHGLLSGKYSGPVLEKQEGIRPRMLKSVIAASHPEFSTMRQQDALEFFLHFIDQVERINSGTPDFDPSRSFKFVIEERLQCSSGKVTYNRRNDYILSLNIPLEKAVNKKELAEFQNLKAERAAGGKELSAEEIVRPRVALKDCLDCFSAPEEVHDFYSTALTARTTAIKTAGLTSFPDYLVLHMRKFVMEEGWVPKKLDVYIDVPETIDISSMRSNGIQPGEELLPDSAAGDGEQSIKLLADDDIVAQLVSMGFNLLHCQKAAINTSNSGVEAAMDWLLNHMNDPDIDAPISGNVQNPDIDQSKVDTLVSFGFEEKLARKALKASGGDVEKATEWIFSSPSASTASDMDVTTSSGAAVDPLMPDGGGRYRLLGFVSHIGTSTQCGHYVAHIHKDGRWVIFNDEKVGVSKKTPMDMGYLYFFERLES
- the LOC129891969 gene encoding ubiquitin carboxyl-terminal hydrolase 14 isoform X2, which translates into the protein MELLRSNLARVRIPEPTTRIYKHECCISFDTPKSEGGLFVDMSTFLAFGRDYVGWNYEKTGNPVYLHIKQTKKAEAEDRPSKKPTLLAIGLDGGFDNSEPQYEEVYEIVILPDNVTLPFPSVELPEKVRLAVDAILLAEGAERKEQLASWTADKKLVSKYATDLQQLDNGVAVPPVGWKCAKCDKTDNLWLNLTDGTILCGRKNWDGTGGNDHAVNHYKETGYPLAVKLGTVTADLEGADVYSYPEDESVVDPLLAHHLAHFGIDFSSLQKTEMTTAERELDQNFNFDWNRIQETGEDVEPLFGPGYTGLVNLGNSCYLAATMQVMFSTHSFYSRYYLDQRLKEAFTTAPADPTVDLNMQLTKLAHGLLSGKYSGPVLEGIRPRMLKSVIAASHPEFSTMRQQDALEFFLHFIDQVERINSGTPDFDPSRSFKFVIEERLQCSSGKVTYNRRNDYILSLNIPLEKAVNKKELAEFQNLKAERAAGGKELSAEEIVRPRVALKDCLDCFSAPEEVHDFYSTALTARTTAIKTAGLTSFPDYLVLHMRKFVMEEGWVPKKLDVYIDVPETIDISSMRSNGIQPGEELLPDSAAGDGEQSIKLLADDDIVAQLVSMGFNLLHCQKAAINTSNSGVEAAMDWLLNHMNDPDIDAPISGNVQNPDIDQSKVDTLVSFGFEEKLARKALKASGGDVEKATEWIFSSPSASTASDMDVTTSSGAAVDPLMPDGGGRYRLLGFVSHIGTSTQCGHYVAHIHKDGRWVIFNDEKVGVSKKTPMDMGYLYFFERLES